The following proteins are co-located in the Bradysia coprophila strain Holo2 chromosome X unlocalized genomic scaffold, BU_Bcop_v1 contig_130, whole genome shotgun sequence genome:
- the LOC119067874 gene encoding uncharacterized protein LOC119067874 isoform X1 has protein sequence MELAMNAGRTFKEGESVRPEILGAENNSSSLMRRQSLEKPPGILSPPGSFLTPSPSPSIPASPRLQPSPSLSPFPQDVILVTNNTITNTTQEQDRKAATPGRRTSIHQLSNSPNAGTVVFRPSPTQSPAAAATVGATGNEFNTTLVGSNNISLHKKAGKRVIQTHAGHGHGPTTTACSPKTASKKILSSMGGSPIASPSPIASPNSTTTLRPPTPQPVLQQYPMMSTNNQLLQFIQGQQILSQQRPHIISTTQTVQQSINQYVPTSTTTKHNKLPQQILPKPASNTIAGGSLQSSAGKTVITQTKSAAISMQSQQQHQQIQQVQSQHQQSIMTATPQQTQGTPIILPTNNMNQPLLLNQMPMIVQQNTPQGVQLILRPSAPQLTPQGLVIHNRPQLQQQQPQQLLRILNTNGPMQLAATTPTFIVSSQANLIQQNLQQSIKTHTANPLQQIQNLSAQQPHLAAAINSQLLGRSMAQIQNLQLNGNLTHIQMPNGLNGQFISQLPTQFQQSLANFNPNINFNQLSSANFQQLAAAAANATQTFQSPPPTQTGDVVVTGQNIQFTTQQQPQTNSMSVSLAQAIPSSPIMTQQPQLLPSVTPEPIRNPTPISLPPNTVVIQDQKPIQHIEPEIIQKPPKKPKKPKTKKIVSPPAIQHSSSAYSTNSSTSTTTTTTTNATTSTGKLDLANVMKLCGIMEDDDFMDTEEPLPQPSQQAPVVDLPVETSSNSIAPTMSSGDIMVTIPYSQNSDVPFTFTIPTSVCSSGDSNTKTTASKSATIMCVPTSNSNDTNKTANDQQFMIKIDNVDVTSGYPLTISIPRSISDSSGDTKVSTSSNIVATNASNMVNMCVPTFVNNALNSAVTPTLQSQINEIQNQLMGVVNQAGTIITACTSTGSGVSMPISTPTITTTLPQTVSQQTPIVATVTTTKAKKKQVKKNGKRIDTIPTASGNVPSQIGNIQISQIDASKSSITTNKTTIENQIQITPIIDTKPIISHPLPSNAIVNTTIQQAPTQQQQQTIQPNPLAINLQQNVQIVTAASSQQTILQNPGQQQSDMINTQQLQQPSIQTANTVQNLQQGTIVNTNAQQQQQQQQQQQQQQQQQQQQQQQQQQQQQQQQQQQQQQQHHIQVSQQNLQMQMLQQPQPQPTIPQLTGSLSLSLVEDGRLILRHNPNLQQDTQSQVILQAILSGALCNVTLINEPLIEKAPKLNNTTSTSSVSRAIASTVTTTTNKNVVVTGQPQFVQHNIFTNAVQTQSESQVFSPPPPQQQIAFQHHQLQQMTTMVQQNQMSQQPQQLIQLPQPQHHTQQQAQQHQLTQIKKEPAPTVVVNPNAAKLIELPKIDANQQLFSLNTLTNQITQLNPSLTTANLGPMERLLIVPAGINTQQLAQCLIQGQIHFNNIGQATESLRPQQQVKPQPNVQQTVCDKNKTTVVETKQKKVKTKKTKPEIVKPVRPVQMPKSIPHAQETKPQLIHPDEKHLIATSRPPSTSSVCSNTSISSNQSSTQNHFSQPIAHNGPSNSNVQIVRPSVAPNNVHVRNINTSQCNTTPSNVNANSIISTNNTIRLPSTTAQRSPHLPHQNQQHHSTGAISQANNTTGPHMQQQQQQQQQQQQQLQQQNQSTIINTNQQAFQKSAVLPSQLVSPSLSTQQQQQQQQQQQQQQIKVPAPQLTPNSVPPLVNVNSTQQMPRVQTIQLTPQKQQLLKNVQLQIQTLSSKLQNKSLLSTLSFPSDFDANNPLYNKPLPQFNMNNLMSDADIHQALQRLFIEQQKILATGKIIPTLPTGHGFTTTAARAMSPITLNNPICIAPSGTLISPIPTTSPKIKQEPIASVNTPSPIIQPVLSSCSLQGHQQQSMQISNNQSAVSTVDVKPTLPIQLRPDTSVPHTTSFAVSKTLSDPIKLLEPPTPPSVKPTSPKMKVPRHCLFEQQLAVDQESCKNPDYQNPFQSKDDAVKRLIRYHCLYAQDEDVQSDEEEYFQRTADCFQLQFKDMINKYQSLLMKDSVMHVKTSELMMIDRMFNGDIQEEILNMQIDISNSMTNANSYCKPLPTHNIPRREHEQVNFVPIKDEVKPQHFTKDLHHHHHQQQQQQPPHQRLIQQHQSNQQLQQNQQTGKSEPNLTSEIKPLPGVDIVIPKSVESIPAQRTTNKNVNIVPPIKTEQKSDKFCVQESYNNVISPKMNTNVKKEVDHFDIESEITPNIILRKCEPTYRVSPVNSDFNIDYVCNSSGSSQSINNPVKKREEDVPKEPYDEWSCIQKELSLMAEKRAEQNRMNEIYSQPTLKVNVDNHLNDLFIGRADSLKLNAVAQNSPLSELFSTTDPVNHHSNMNHNKSVEHRLDAMFGDDSDLEKSNDLVETRLDALFHGSPISSEHHNHQQQQHSQQHSLLSSSDYVMHHNQQHIQHNIHSNSIHANPKRQWNNNGEMLSPSSPPLFSSKRSCMVSTFVEEHGNRWMMDCQQQPFDFIPNNANHDINKRLWNGDSIDHMPNKKICFNNVNKGHDIDRELLSLSSSPQPLDNTALMNLHQLHNENAFDSLTSSAMGGGSSSTANTSNNSITSNFDDDINRHVQNAIDSILNLQNSETDSLHFSLDQTMNSFLADSPLSASGMTTTTQHRAQSSVRQRRNNRMDDISDCLISGVGSGDMMMDSPPLPSSSGTNDFNMTSGIDEAIKSIITS, from the exons GAATACTTTCACCTCCAGGATCATTTCTTACGCCAAGCCCATCACCGTCAATACCTGCTAGCCCAAGACTTCAACCATCGCCTTCATTGTCACCTTTTCCGCAGGATGTAATATTAGTAACAAACAATACCATTACTAATACAACTCAAGAGCAG GATCGCAAGGCGGCGACGCCTGGCAGACGAACATCAATACATCAGCTAAGTAATAGTCCAAATGCTGGCACAGTGGTATTTCGACCAAGTCCAACACAATCACCTGCTGCAGCAGCAACTGTCGGAGCAACTGGTAATGAATTCAATACGACGTTAGTCGGCTCGAACAACATCTCGTTGCACAAG AAGGCTGGTAAACGTGTTATTCAGACTCATGCTGGTCATGGACATGGACCAACAACGacggcttgcagcccaaaaacGGCGTCGAAAAAGATTTTATCATCAATGGGTGGCAGTCCGATAGCAAGCCCCAGTCCCATTGCTAGTCCGAATAGCACAACGACGTTACGACCACCGACTCCACAGCCAGTTTTACAACAATATCCGATGATGAGCACGAACAATCAACTACTGCAATTCATTCAAGGACAGCAAATATTGAGTCAACAGCGACCGCACATAATTAGCACAACACAAACGGTGCAACAATCGATAAATCAATACGTGCCAACATCGACAACAACCAAGCACAATAAATTACCACAACAAATTTTGCCAAAACCTGCGTCGAATACAATTGCCGGCGGTTCACTGCAATCGTCGGCTGGAAAAACTGTGATTACGCAAACGAAATCAGCTGCAATATCAATGCAAAgtcaacaacaacatcaacaaatACAGCAAGTTCAATCACAGCATCAACAATCCATAATGACAGCGACACCGCAACAGACGCAGGGGACACCTATAATCTTGCCAACGAATAATATGAATCAGCCTCTGTTGCTAAATCAAATGCCTATGATTGTTCAGCAGAATACGCCGCAAGGAGTCCAGTTGATACTACGACCATCTGCACCACAATTAACACCACAAGGATTGGTCATCCACAATCGACCGCAGCTTCAACAACAGCAACCGCAGCAACTTTTACGAATTCTCAACACTAACGGTCCTATGCAATTAGCAGCAACTACGCCAACGTTTATTGTATCTTCGCAAGCGAATTTAATTCAACAGAATCTGCAACAAAGCATCAAAACACATACGGCCAATCCATTAcaacaaatacaaaatttgtcgGCTCAACAGCCGCACTTGGCTGCAGCAATAAACAGCCAATTGCTTGGTAGAAGCATGgcgcaaattcaaaatttacaacTGAACGGAAATTTAACACACATTCAAATGCCGAATGGACTGAACGGTCAATTTATATCACAATTACCAACGCAGTTCCAACAGAGTTTGGCCAACTTCAATCCGAACATAAACTTCAATCAATTGAGTAGTGCGAATTTTCAGCAATTAGCTGCTGCAGCAGCAAATGCCACACAAACGTTTCAGTCTCCACCGCCAACGCAAACAGGTGACGTTGTAGTTACCggtcaaaatattcaattcacaACGCAACAACAACCACAAACCAATTCAATGAGTGTATCGTTAGCGCAAGCAATACCATCGTCGCCGATAATGACACAGCAGCCACAGCTATTACCATCCGTCACGCCAGAGCCGATACGGAATCCAACACCAATATCTCTGCCACCAAATACCGTTGTAATCCAAGACCAAAAACCCATTCAGCACATCGAACCGGAAATAATTCAGAAACCACCGAAAAAACctaaaaaaccgaaaactaaGAAGATCGTTTCACCGCCAGCTATTCAACATTCCTCGTCAGCGTACAGCACCAATTCCAGTACCAGcacaacaacgacaacaacaactaaCGCAACCACAAGCACGGGTAAACTGGATTTGGCTAATGTCATGAAATTATGCGGAATTATGGAAGATGATGATTTCATGGACACCGAAGAACCGCTGCCTCAGCCATCACAGCAAGCGCCGGTGGTCGATCTACCGGTTGAAACTTCATCAAATTCCATAGCTCCAACAATGTCTAGTGGTGATATTATGGTGACCATTCCttattctcaaaattccgATGTTCCTTTTACGTTTACTATACCGACGAGTGTGTGCAGTTCGGGTGATTCGAACACTAAGACTACGGCAAGTAAATCGGCTACCATAATGTGTGTACCAACATCTAACTCTAACGACACCAACAAGACTGCCAACGACCAACAGTTCATGATTAAAATTGATAATGTGGATGTCACGTCTGGCTATCCGCTTACAATATCTATTCCTCGCAGCATTAGCGACAGCAGTGGTGACACAAAAGTGAGCACTTCCAGCAATATCGTTGCAACAAATGCATCGAATATGGTTAACATGTGCGTGCCAACATTCGTCAATAATGCTCTGAATAGTGCGGTGACCCCGACGTTACAgagtcaaatcaatgaaattcaaaatcaattgatGGGTGTTGTCAATCAAGCTGGAACAATTATAACGGCATGTACGAGTACCGGATCTGGTGTATCAATGCCGATTTCAACTCCAACGATAACAACAACACTACCGCAGACCGTGTCCCAGCAAACACCTATTGTAGCAACGGTAACAACGACGAAAGCCAAAAAGAAGCAAGTGAAAAAGAATGGAAAACGGATCGACACAATTCCTACCGCATCGGGAAACGTTCCCAGCCAGATTGGTAACATTCAAATATCCCAGATCGATGCCAGCAAATCGTCCATAACGACCAACAAAACAACGATTGagaatcaaattcaaatcacGCCAATCATTGACACAAAGCCCATCATCAGTCATCCCCTACCTTCGAATGCCATTGTTAATACAACTATTCAGCAAGCACCGacacaacagcaacaacaaaccATTCAGCCGAATCCGTTAGCCATAAACTTGCAGCAAAATGTTCAGATTGTGACTGCAGCCTCATCCcaacaaacaattttacaaaatcctGGCCAACAGCAATCGGACATGATTAACACACAGCAACTTCAGCAACCGTCAATTCAAACTGCCAACACGGTGCAAAATCTACAGCAAGGAACTATTGTCAATACAAAcgcacaacaacaacaacaacaacaacagcagcagcaacaacaacagcagcaacagcagcagcagcaacaacaacaacaacagcaacagcagcagcagcaacagcagcagcagcagcaacaacatcACATTCAAGTATCTCAGCAGAATTTACAAATGCAAATGTTACAGCAACCACAGCCACAACCAACCATTCCTCAACTAACCGGTAGCTTAAGTTTATCACTGGTCGAAGATGGGCGGTTAATCTTAAGACATAATCCAAATCTGCAACAAGACACACAATCTCAAGTAATTTTGCAAGCAATACTGAGCGGAGCTTTGTGCAATGTAACTTTGATCAACGAACCACTAATTGAAAAGgcaccaaaattgaataataCAACCAGTACGAGTTCAGTGTCCAGAGCTATAGCGTCAACAGTCACCACAACGAcgaacaaaaatgttgtg GTCACCGGACAGCCGCAATTCGTACAGCACAACATATTCACAAACGCGGTCCAAACTCAATCGGAAAGCCAAGTATTCTCACCTCCGCCACCGCAGCAACAAATTGCATTTCAACATCACCAATTGCAACAGATGACAACCATGGTTCAACAGAATCAGATGTCGCAACAACCCCAACAATTGATTCAGCTACCACAGCCACAGCACCATACGCAGCAGCAAGCCCAACAACATCAATTGACACAAATCAAAAAGGAACCAGCTCCAACAGTGGTTGTGAATCCAAATGCAGCTAAACTCATCGAACTGCCGAAAATCGATGCGAATCAGCAGCTTTTTTCGCTGAACACATTAACTAATCAAATAACGCAATTGAATCCCAGTTTAACGACGGCTAATCTCGGACCAATGGAACGTTTACTGATTGTACCGGCCGGTATTAACACTCAACAGTTAGCGCAATGTTTGATACAAGGCcaaattcatttcaacaaTATTGGGCAAGCAACTGAATCATTGAGG CCGCAACAACAAGTCAAACCTCAGCCAAATGTCCAGCAAACTgtatgtgataaaaataaaactaccGTCGtagaaacgaaacaaaagaaagtgaaaacgaaaaagaCTAAACCGGAAATAGTGAAACCTGTTCGGCCTGTACAAATGCCTAAAAGTATTCCCCATGCTCAAGAAACCAAACCGCAACTGATTCATCCGGACGAAAAGCATCTCATCGCCACGTCGCGGCCACCATCAACGTCGTCCGTGTGCAGTAACACATCGATATCATCGAATCAAAGCTCGACGCAAAACCATTTCAGCCAACCAATTGCTCATAACGGACCATCTAATTCAAATGTACAAATTGTGCGACCATCCGTTGCACCAAATAACGTTCACGTCCGGAACATCAACACGTCACAGTGCAATACGACGCCCAGCAATGTAAATGCCAATTCTATTATATcgaccaataataccattcgCCTGCCATCGACAACGGCTCAACGGTCACCGCATTTACCGCATCAGAATCAGCAACACCATTCAACAGGTGCTATATCGCAGGCTAATAATACTACTGGACCTCATAtgcaacagcagcagcagcagcaacaacaacaacaacaacagttACAACAGCAAAATCAATCAACTATCATCAACACTAATCAACAAGCCTTTCAG AAATCAGCAGTGTTGCCTAGCCAACTCGTTAGTCCATCTCTATcgacacaacaacaacaacaacaacaacaacagcagcagcaacagcaAATCAAAGTACCAGCACCTCAATTAACACCGAATTCAGTTCCACCATTGGTGAATGTTAATTCAACGCAACAAATGCCACGAGTTCAAACCATTCAGTTAACTCCACAGAAGCAGcaattgttgaaaaatgttcaactACAAATTCAGACGTTATCgtcaaaattacaaaacaaaagcTTGTTATCAACACTGTCATTTCCATCCGATTTCGATGCAAACAATCCTCTGTACAACAAACCACTGCCGCAATTCAACATGAATAACTTGATGAGCGATGCTGACATTCATCAAGCGTTGCAGCGTTTATTTATCGAACAGCAAAAGATTCTAGCCACCGGAAAAATAATACCAACTCTACCCACCGGTCACGGTTTCACGACAACAGCTGCACGGGCAATGTCCCCGATCACGTTAAATAATCCAATTTGTATTGCACCGTCGGGAACATTGATATCCCCCATTCCGACTACATCTCCGAAAATCAAGCAAGAGCCGATAGCATCAGTGAACACACCGAGTCCAATCATTCAGCCAGTTCTGAGCAGTTGTTCGTTACAAGGTCATCAACAGCAGTCGATGCAAATAAGCAATAATCAATCAGCCGTGTCCACTGTCGATGTAAAGCCAACACTTCCCATTCAGCTTCGACCCGATACTTCTGTGCCACACACCACCTCGTTCGCCGTATCAAAAACATTGTCAGATCCAATCAAGTTGTTAGAGCCACCGACGCCACCGTCTGTTAAGCCGACCAGTCCGAAGATGAAAGTGCCACGGCATTGTTT GTTCGAACAGCAACTGGCTGTTGATCAGGAGAGCTGCAAAAATCCCGATTATCAAAATCCGTTTCAGAGCAAGGACGATGCCGTTAAGAGATTGATCAG ATATCACTGTTTGTATGCTCAAGACGAAGATGTTCAGTCAGATGAGGAAGAGTATTTCCAGAGAACAGCTGACTGTTTTCAACTGCAATTCAAGGATATGATCAACAAATATCAGTCTCTCTTAATGAAAGACTCAGTG ATGCATGTGAAAACGTCGGAACTGATGATGATCGATCGGATGTTCAATGGCGACATTCAGGAGGAAATTCTGAATATGCAAATCGACATAAGTAATTCGATGACTAATGCCAATTCATACTGCAAGCCACTGCCGACGCATAACATTCCACGTCGGGAACATGAGCAGGTAAATTTTGTGCCGATAAAGGATGAAGTGAAGCCACAACACTTCACAAAGGACTTAcatcatcatcaccatcaacaacaacagcagcaaccGCCACACCAACGATTAATCCAACAACATCAATCGAATCAACAACTGCAACAGAATCAACAAACAGGCAAATCCGAACCAAATTTGACAAGTGAAATAAAACCACTGCCCGGCGTAGATATTGTAATACCAAAAAGTGTTGAGTCCATTCCCGCTCAGAGGACTACcaataaaaatgtgaacatTGTGCCACCGATAAAAACTGAACAAAAAAGTGATAAGTTCTGCGTTCAAGAGTCTTATAACAAtgtgatatcgcccaaaatgAATACGAATGTGAAAAAGGAAGTTGATCATTTCGATATTGAATCGGAGATAACTCCTAACATCATATTGAGGAAGTGTGAACCAACCTACCGTGTCAGTCCGGTCAATTCGGACTTTAATATCGATTACGTTTGCAATTCGAGTGGCAGCAGCCAGTCGATAAATAATCCGGTCAAGAAACGGGAAGAGGATGTTCCAAAGGAACCGTACGACGAATGGTCATGCATACAAAAGGAACTGAGCTTAATGGCTGAGAAACGTGCCGAACAGAATCGTATGAATGAGATTTACAGTCAACCGACTTTGAAGGTTAACGTAGACAATCATTTGAACGACCTGTTTATCGGTCGCGCCGATAGCCTGAAATTGAATGCAGTCGCCCAGAATTCGCCATTATCGGAACTATTTAGCACAACCGATCCGGTCAATCATCATTCGAATATGAACCACAACAAATCGGTGGAACATCGTTTGGATGCTATGTTTGGCGACGATTCCGATCTGGAGAAATCGAATGATTTGGTTGAGACGCGTCTGGATGCATTATTCCACGGTTCGCCCATTTCGTCAGAACATCATAACCATCAGCAGCAGCAGCATAGTCAACAACATAGTCTGTTGTCCAGTTCTGACTACGTAATGCATCACAACCAACAACACATCCAGCATAACATTCATTCGAATTCGATTCATGCAAACCCTAAACGGCAATGGAATAACAATGGCGAAATGCTATCACCGTCATCTCCGCCACTATTCTCGTCGAAACGATCGTGTATGGTTTCAACATTTGTTGAGGAGCATGGCAATCGTTGGATGATGGACTGTCAACAGCAACCGTTCGATTTCATACCAAATAATGCCAATCACGACATCAACAAACGTTTATGGAACGGTGACAGCATCGATCATATGCCCAATAAGAAAATATGCTTCAATAACGTGAACAAAGGGCACGACATCGACCGAGAACTGTTGAGCCTTTCGTCATCGCCTCAACCATTAGACAATACGGCCTTAATGAATTTACATCAATTGCACAATGAAAATGCATTCGATTCATTGACATCATCGGCTATGGGTGGAGGCAGCAGTAGTACAGCCAATACCAGCAACAATAGTATCACATCGAACTTTGACGATGACATAAATCGTCATGTCCAGAATGCCATCGATAGCATACTGAATCTGCAAAACAGCGAAACCGATTCGCTTCACTTTTCGCTGGATCAAACGATGAATTCATTTCTAGCCGACAGTCCACTGAGTGCGTCGGGCATGACAACGACCACACAGCATCGTGCCCAATCGTCCGTACGGCAACGGCGAAACAATCGCATGGATGACATCAGCGATTGTTTAATTAGTGGCGTCGGTTCGGGCGACATGATGATGGACTCGCCGCCATTGCCATCGTCGTCCGGTACTAATGATTTTAATATGACTAGTGGAATTGATGAAGCTATCAAATCGATTATAACGTCTTGA